From Chryseobacterium shandongense, the proteins below share one genomic window:
- a CDS encoding GNAT family N-acetyltransferase has translation MITINIYNPKHSLETTEITKLTVFLFNNLAQYGDPETDIRKAIDYALGKENKPGGMIVTATDQQTGNLKGVCVVNKTGMSGYIPENILVYIATDRESRGMGIGKNIMQNVIEITEGDIALHCESENPARHLYEKLGFQSKYLEMRLKK, from the coding sequence ATGATAACAATAAATATATACAATCCAAAACATTCACTTGAAACAACCGAAATTACCAAATTAACAGTATTTCTCTTCAATAATCTAGCGCAGTATGGAGATCCGGAAACCGATATTAGAAAGGCCATAGACTATGCTTTAGGTAAAGAAAATAAACCTGGTGGAATGATAGTCACCGCTACAGATCAACAGACAGGAAATCTAAAAGGAGTCTGTGTTGTGAATAAAACTGGTATGAGTGGCTATATTCCTGAAAATATCCTTGTATACATCGCCACAGACAGAGAATCCAGAGGAATGGGAATCGGAAAAAATATCATGCAAAACGTTATTGAAATCACAGAAGGAGATATCGCACTTCACTGTGAAAGCGAAAATCCTGCACGCCATCTTTATGAAAAACTTGGATTCCAAAGCAAATATCTTGAAATGCGATTAAAAAAATAA
- a CDS encoding AraC family transcriptional regulator produces MKKHIKTLQLSHLEKMHHLQNEVLIFPIAQLLSKINVNKHFRNRFYTLLLYKEAGGTVIIDDQLYELRNDSLFFLNYNQVYYFNPTSAPEGFAVLFTKSFYNYIYTGNKLIKSDTAMAEMPQMIDLSASSVAEFWQNFYIIRKEYGSNRMFAKEMICMQLKILILRCIRASKITKEPGLPADHKKEVVTKFSELVNHFYKELKTTAPYAEKLNITPNYLNALIKQHLALSAGQFIKNRVILEAERLLLHTNLSVTEISYELGFTDNSHFGKYFKSVTKKSPKIYRIENKI; encoded by the coding sequence GTGAAAAAACATATCAAAACGCTGCAACTGTCTCATCTGGAGAAAATGCATCATCTTCAAAATGAAGTACTTATTTTTCCTATAGCACAGTTATTAAGCAAAATTAATGTTAATAAACATTTTCGAAACCGTTTTTACACTCTTTTGCTATATAAAGAAGCAGGAGGAACGGTAATCATTGATGATCAACTTTACGAGCTCAGAAATGATAGTCTGTTTTTTTTAAATTACAATCAGGTATACTATTTTAATCCCACATCTGCACCGGAAGGTTTCGCTGTTCTATTTACAAAATCTTTTTACAATTATATATATACCGGCAATAAACTCATCAAGAGCGACACCGCAATGGCAGAAATGCCACAAATGATTGATCTTTCAGCGTCATCTGTGGCGGAATTCTGGCAAAACTTTTATATCATCCGAAAAGAATATGGAAGCAACCGTATGTTTGCAAAAGAAATGATCTGTATGCAGCTTAAAATACTTATATTGAGATGCATAAGAGCTTCGAAAATTACAAAAGAGCCTGGTTTACCTGCTGATCACAAAAAAGAAGTTGTAACGAAGTTTTCAGAGCTGGTTAATCATTTTTACAAAGAATTGAAAACAACTGCTCCCTACGCTGAAAAACTGAACATCACTCCCAACTATTTGAATGCGCTTATTAAACAGCATCTAGCTTTAAGCGCAGGACAGTTTATAAAAAACAGGGTTATCCTGGAAGCAGAAAGACTTTTGCTCCATACCAATTTATCGGTGACGGAAATTTCTTATGAACTTGGATTTACTGACAATTCACATTTCGGAAAATATTTCAAATCTGTTACAAAAAAATCTCCAAAAATCTATCGTATCGAAAATAAAATTTAA
- a CDS encoding alanine racemase, which translates to MSYITLNTEKLAQNYDFLNHLFDRHEIEWAVVAKLLCGNETFLKSLLSVVDTDVCDSRLSNLKKIKELSPETKTVYIKPPAKRLAASIVKYADVSFNSELETIKALSEEAFRQNKLHRIVIMIEMGELREGIMADSLPDFYEEVLKFPNIEVSGIGTNLKCLNGILPDRDKLSRLVSYRRNTEERFQRKIPYISAGSSVTIPLISKGSVPEGINHFRVGESLFFGTDVFNDTFIKGMHKDVFTLTAEVIEMIEKPMVPTGKVGKNLTGESPEHNEKDRGKTSVRAIVDIGVLDIDVKQVYPLREGIEVLGASSDMMILNITDDAMDLKVGDELNFGVSYLAVLRAMNSDYVDKKVVCREKKKISAIAQI; encoded by the coding sequence ATGTCTTATATCACTTTAAATACAGAAAAGCTTGCTCAAAATTATGATTTTTTAAATCATCTTTTTGACAGGCATGAAATAGAATGGGCCGTTGTTGCCAAACTTCTCTGCGGAAACGAAACTTTTCTGAAAAGTCTTCTTTCAGTAGTGGATACAGATGTCTGCGACTCTCGTCTCAGCAATCTAAAAAAAATAAAGGAGCTTTCCCCTGAAACTAAAACTGTTTATATTAAACCTCCCGCAAAACGACTTGCAGCAAGCATTGTAAAATATGCCGATGTAAGTTTTAATTCAGAGCTTGAAACCATAAAAGCATTGTCTGAGGAAGCTTTCAGGCAAAACAAACTTCACCGCATTGTTATCATGATAGAAATGGGTGAATTGCGGGAAGGCATTATGGCAGATTCTCTGCCTGATTTTTATGAAGAAGTTTTGAAATTTCCCAATATTGAAGTTTCGGGCATTGGAACAAATCTTAAATGTCTTAATGGTATTCTTCCAGACCGCGATAAACTCAGTCGTCTCGTAAGTTACAGAAGAAATACCGAGGAGCGTTTTCAGAGAAAAATCCCTTACATCAGTGCAGGTTCTTCAGTAACAATTCCTTTAATCAGCAAGGGAAGCGTTCCTGAAGGCATCAATCATTTCCGGGTTGGAGAAAGCCTTTTCTTTGGGACCGATGTTTTTAATGATACCTTTATAAAAGGAATGCATAAAGACGTTTTTACGCTGACTGCGGAAGTAATTGAAATGATTGAAAAACCGATGGTGCCAACCGGGAAAGTTGGTAAAAACCTTACTGGAGAAAGTCCGGAACATAATGAAAAAGACCGGGGTAAAACATCTGTAAGAGCCATTGTGGATATTGGTGTTCTTGATATTGATGTTAAGCAGGTTTATCCTCTTAGAGAAGGAATTGAAGTATTGGGAGCAAGTTCGGACATGATGATTTTAAATATTACCGATGATGCAATGGATTTAAAAGTAGGCGACGAATTAAATTTCGGAGTAAGTTACCTTGCCGTTCTGCGGGCTATGAACTCAGATTATGTAGATAAAAAGGTTGTCTGTAGAGAGAAAAAGAAAATATCTGCAATCGCACAAATATAA
- a CDS encoding FAD/NAD(P)-binding protein — protein MEKIDSIGIVGGGPAALFVVKHLISENIYPQTLYIFEKSARIGAGMPYSQEGAAREHVANVSANELPDLPENFSTFIQRKPYPQHPDFSNYHNINEYKVIPRLILGDYLEEQFKILLNTARKMGVTVKVFTETIVTDVRKKDQFFEIITSENVIYECSATVICTGHHWPKKFEGNTKSWYDSPYPPSKFSDATNYPIAIRGTSLTAVDAIKTLARLNGTFSDKGDEITYTLNEKSSNFSLTLFSKRGYLPALRFHSEGSAFSEGWIMSQEEIYEYKEKNGGFVDLNYVFERNFKQPLRKKNEKFYNEIKNLTIEQFVEKMLSLREELDSFELFKAEYYEAQKSIERHQTIAWKETLAAFSYAINYPAKHFSAEDMIRMKKTMLPLISVIIASLPQSSYREIIALYNQGLISLVSVDDESHVEPHQEEGAIYHYTDHHTGDERSDYFRMYIDAVGQQPVQFNDIPFKTLREDGLISSGYLKFKDTNTGKLQFEEDSRKILKVDSENYYLRVDGLNINDHFQALDSYGKATENLFIMAVPYIAGLNPDYSGLDFCDTAGKRVATSLKSGIIANKIVS, from the coding sequence ATGGAAAAAATCGACAGTATAGGAATTGTCGGGGGCGGACCGGCAGCGCTATTTGTTGTCAAACATCTGATCTCCGAAAATATATATCCCCAAACATTATATATTTTTGAAAAAAGCGCAAGAATAGGTGCAGGTATGCCCTATAGCCAGGAAGGAGCTGCTCGCGAACATGTTGCCAATGTTTCAGCAAATGAACTTCCAGATCTTCCTGAAAATTTTTCAACATTTATACAAAGAAAACCATATCCGCAACACCCGGACTTTTCAAACTACCATAATATTAATGAGTATAAAGTAATTCCGAGACTGATATTAGGTGATTATCTTGAAGAACAGTTCAAGATATTGTTGAATACTGCCAGAAAAATGGGTGTTACAGTAAAAGTATTTACAGAGACAATTGTTACGGATGTTCGTAAAAAAGATCAGTTTTTTGAGATAATTACCAGCGAAAATGTAATATATGAATGTTCGGCAACCGTAATTTGTACAGGACATCACTGGCCTAAAAAATTTGAAGGAAATACAAAAAGTTGGTATGATTCTCCCTATCCTCCATCAAAATTTTCCGATGCGACCAACTACCCGATTGCCATACGCGGAACTTCTCTCACAGCCGTTGATGCCATAAAAACACTGGCAAGACTCAACGGAACATTTAGCGATAAAGGTGATGAGATTACCTACACTCTAAACGAGAAGAGCAGCAATTTTTCACTTACATTATTTTCAAAAAGAGGATATCTTCCGGCATTGCGTTTCCATTCCGAAGGAAGTGCTTTTTCAGAAGGCTGGATTATGTCTCAGGAAGAAATCTATGAATATAAAGAGAAAAACGGCGGTTTTGTGGATTTAAATTATGTATTTGAACGTAACTTTAAGCAGCCGCTCCGTAAAAAAAATGAAAAATTTTACAATGAAATAAAGAATCTCACCATTGAACAATTTGTAGAAAAGATGCTCAGTTTAAGAGAGGAACTGGATAGTTTTGAGCTCTTTAAAGCTGAGTATTATGAAGCACAAAAATCAATCGAAAGACATCAAACCATTGCCTGGAAAGAAACTCTTGCTGCATTTAGCTATGCCATTAATTACCCGGCCAAGCATTTTTCTGCAGAAGATATGATCAGGATGAAAAAAACAATGCTTCCGCTGATTTCCGTGATTATTGCTTCGTTGCCACAGTCTTCATACAGGGAAATTATAGCTCTATACAATCAGGGACTTATCAGTTTGGTAAGTGTTGATGATGAAAGCCATGTTGAACCTCATCAGGAAGAAGGAGCAATCTATCATTATACGGATCATCATACCGGCGATGAAAGATCGGATTATTTCAGAATGTATATTGATGCTGTCGGACAGCAGCCGGTACAGTTTAATGATATCCCTTTCAAAACGTTACGTGAGGATGGATTGATTAGTTCAGGATATCTTAAGTTTAAAGATACAAATACGGGAAAATTGCAGTTTGAAGAAGATAGCAGAAAAATTCTAAAAGTAGATTCTGAAAATTATTATCTGCGTGTGGATGGGCTGAATATCAATGATCATTTCCAGGCACTTGATTCTTACGGAAAAGCGACCGAAAACCTTTTCATCATGGCTGTTCCTTATATTGCCGGACTGAATCCGGATTATTCCGGTCTGGACTTTTGTGATACTGCCGGAAAAAGAGTGGCAACTTCCTTAAAATCAGGAATAATTGCTAACAAAATCGTTTCTTAA
- a CDS encoding universal stress protein has protein sequence MEKHTKIKTILVAVDFTEKTDSAAILAVHMARRHNARVILFHNVMNFFIIDRTGRQMIGEDTVNKHYVEAENSLELIKNSLQQSYSDIVFLKSIGTDTITNSINKIVEEESVNIVITGTSGKQGLRELILGSSSYQILKGVNCSVLMMPENCKQYKFEKILVPVRVLEKLNEKLEISKLIAEKNKGFISLFGISGDDNFTTIRRAFIKIRESLKGSETEHYASFTVSNDKAVEISKASKDAEFDLIILNYQDEESWKSFFSENFFKQIINNTSVPLLFFKDNDIPPQDSEPAGYDITLPFPG, from the coding sequence ATGGAAAAACACACCAAAATAAAAACAATACTTGTTGCTGTCGATTTTACTGAGAAAACAGATAGTGCAGCTATACTTGCCGTACATATGGCCAGAAGGCATAATGCCCGTGTCATATTATTCCATAATGTGATGAATTTTTTTATAATTGACCGAACAGGCAGGCAAATGATAGGAGAAGATACCGTAAACAAACATTATGTAGAAGCAGAGAACAGTCTCGAACTTATCAAAAACTCTTTGCAGCAATCATATAGTGATATTGTTTTTTTAAAAAGTATAGGTACTGATACCATTACAAACAGCATCAACAAGATCGTTGAAGAAGAATCAGTAAATATCGTCATCACTGGAACATCCGGCAAACAGGGACTTCGTGAACTTATTCTGGGATCTTCTTCTTATCAGATTCTTAAAGGAGTAAATTGTTCCGTTTTAATGATGCCGGAAAATTGTAAGCAATATAAATTTGAAAAAATTCTTGTTCCGGTGCGTGTTCTTGAGAAGCTTAATGAGAAACTTGAGATTTCAAAACTTATTGCCGAAAAAAATAAAGGATTTATAAGTCTTTTCGGGATCTCGGGAGATGATAATTTCACCACCATCCGAAGGGCTTTCATCAAAATAAGAGAATCATTGAAAGGTAGTGAAACGGAACATTACGCTTCGTTCACCGTAAGTAATGATAAAGCTGTTGAAATCTCCAAAGCTTCCAAAGATGCAGAGTTTGATCTCATTATTCTGAATTATCAGGATGAAGAAAGCTGGAAGTCATTCTTTTCAGAGAATTTCTTTAAACAGATTATTAATAACACTTCTGTTCCTCTGCTCTTTTTTAAGGACAATGATATTCCGCCTCAGGATTCGGAACCAGCAGGATATGATATCACACTACCCTTTCCCGGATAA
- a CDS encoding serine hydrolase domain-containing protein — protein sequence MKKILSVFIAVISAFVAVVYLSGYHFIFKAFALNIKKGPITPSSDDADKFSSRSIPNKNPEPWQKSSSYNSTVISETILKELKKTRASSLIVIRNNKIIHEQYWKDHDPSSLMNSFSMAKGILSLLVGCAIDDGYLQSEHQLLSSIFPSYKDSKYGRHLTLYHLMTMQAGLDWKEEYHHPFSENSKQYFVEDLAQQAFEIECKEMPGQNYEYQSVAAQLLGLALRKVTNKTLSDYLSDKIWKPLGMEYPAKWSIDKKGVEKAFCCIHAAPRDFAKLGQLVLQNGTWKEKQLISEEYCKRMLTPTKINDAFGFTIWADDEDSLQYRFFYGFLGQFIIMIPDKQMVIVKTGFYNRLDVDKKKRPLQVKLFAEEFSKMV from the coding sequence ATGAAAAAAATTCTATCCGTATTCATTGCCGTAATATCAGCATTTGTTGCTGTCGTCTATCTTTCAGGTTACCATTTTATATTTAAAGCTTTTGCTTTGAATATTAAAAAAGGCCCGATAACGCCATCAAGTGATGACGCAGACAAGTTTTCTTCCAGAAGTATTCCTAACAAAAACCCGGAGCCCTGGCAAAAATCATCCTCATACAACTCTACTGTAATATCAGAAACTATTCTTAAAGAACTAAAAAAAACGAGAGCCTCTTCTCTTATTGTTATCCGGAATAACAAAATCATTCACGAACAATATTGGAAAGATCACGATCCTTCATCGCTCATGAATTCTTTTTCAATGGCTAAAGGTATTCTTTCATTATTGGTGGGATGCGCTATTGACGACGGATATCTTCAGTCGGAACATCAGCTTCTTTCATCAATTTTCCCATCCTATAAAGACAGCAAATATGGTAGACATCTTACTTTGTACCATCTTATGACAATGCAGGCCGGACTCGACTGGAAGGAAGAATACCACCATCCTTTTTCCGAAAATTCAAAACAATATTTTGTTGAAGATCTTGCCCAACAGGCATTTGAAATCGAATGTAAAGAAATGCCCGGTCAAAACTATGAATATCAGAGTGTTGCCGCACAGCTTTTGGGGTTGGCATTAAGAAAAGTTACCAACAAAACTCTTTCCGATTATCTCTCGGATAAAATATGGAAACCTCTCGGTATGGAATATCCTGCAAAATGGAGTATTGATAAAAAAGGAGTTGAAAAAGCGTTCTGCTGTATTCATGCAGCGCCGAGGGATTTTGCTAAACTTGGACAGCTGGTTTTGCAGAATGGCACTTGGAAAGAAAAACAGCTTATCAGCGAGGAATACTGCAAAAGAATGCTTACCCCTACAAAAATAAACGATGCCTTCGGATTTACAATCTGGGCAGATGATGAAGATTCTTTACAATACCGTTTCTTCTACGGCTTTTTAGGGCAATTTATCATTATGATTCCGGATAAACAAATGGTTATCGTTAAAACGGGATTTTACAACAGACTTGATGTGGATAAAAAGAAAAGACCGCTTCAGGTAAAACTTTTCGCAGAAGAATTTTCAAAGATGGTTTAA
- a CDS encoding S41 family peptidase, with protein sequence MKDFFKIQFLLIMLMSAFMVSCNRTDDETPDFPEGTTEYTNRWIQDSMRRYYYWAEQMPAKPDYHLPVKDFFKSLLSPQDRFSFIVNTTDPETYPKSVRNLFGFDYAIIQLQGGEVITVIKLVLKNSPASNSGLERGMIIKKINGQVITASNAQQLAESISAKTVIDLSVGNWQNGAIINEKNVTVYYGYSQEQPLISKIFEQNGKKTGYLYIYDFPDGITSALNQKFNEFKSTGIQELILDLRYNYGGSVSSAAALCAMIAPGISANSQFIIYKGNKNGGEVKRTFSQQIAYDPGALSFNALHAHSLGLYKVYVLTSKSTASAAEIVINNLKPYMEVFQVGDETLGKDMAGFSIEDKRQPKKITWQIHPVIYKVFNANGEGGYVNGISPQFTVNEFNNLPLLPLGDPNETLLSHVLSKIYSKKGDTDFDGNKVKVLFQSDSPAAAFSGLNFK encoded by the coding sequence ATGAAAGACTTTTTTAAAATTCAGTTTTTGCTGATAATGCTGATGTCAGCTTTCATGGTTTCTTGTAACCGGACGGATGATGAGACCCCGGATTTTCCCGAAGGAACTACCGAATATACCAACCGCTGGATTCAGGACAGCATGCGGCGATATTATTACTGGGCAGAACAAATGCCTGCAAAACCGGATTACCATCTTCCGGTAAAGGATTTTTTTAAAAGCTTATTATCACCTCAGGACCGGTTTTCTTTCATTGTAAACACAACTGACCCTGAGACGTATCCGAAATCTGTTCGGAACTTATTCGGTTTCGATTATGCGATTATCCAATTACAGGGCGGAGAAGTAATAACGGTTATTAAACTGGTTCTAAAAAATTCTCCAGCTTCCAATTCAGGATTGGAGCGTGGAATGATCATCAAAAAAATAAACGGACAAGTCATTACAGCGTCCAATGCACAGCAACTGGCGGAATCTATTTCCGCCAAAACAGTTATTGATCTATCCGTTGGAAACTGGCAGAACGGAGCAATTATTAATGAAAAAAATGTAACCGTATATTACGGATATTCCCAGGAGCAGCCACTGATTTCAAAAATTTTTGAACAAAACGGAAAAAAGACCGGATATCTTTACATCTATGACTTTCCGGATGGGATAACGTCAGCACTGAACCAGAAATTCAATGAATTTAAATCGACAGGAATTCAGGAACTTATTTTGGATCTTCGTTACAACTATGGTGGTTCTGTTTCTTCAGCAGCAGCACTTTGTGCTATGATTGCACCGGGAATATCAGCAAACTCACAGTTCATTATCTATAAAGGCAATAAGAACGGTGGCGAGGTTAAAAGAACGTTTTCCCAACAGATCGCTTACGATCCTGGTGCGCTGTCTTTTAATGCTTTACATGCGCATTCTTTAGGCTTATATAAAGTTTATGTTTTAACTTCAAAAAGTACAGCTTCTGCAGCAGAAATTGTAATCAATAATCTCAAACCTTACATGGAGGTGTTTCAGGTGGGAGATGAAACCTTAGGAAAAGATATGGCAGGATTTTCCATTGAGGATAAAAGGCAACCGAAAAAAATTACGTGGCAGATTCACCCTGTGATTTATAAAGTTTTCAATGCGAATGGAGAAGGAGGATATGTCAACGGAATTAGCCCCCAATTTACTGTCAATGAATTTAATAATTTACCATTGCTGCCTTTAGGAGATCCCAATGAAACTTTGCTTTCCCATGTTTTGTCTAAAATTTATTCAAAAAAAGGAGATACAGATTTTGACGGAAATAAGGTTAAAGTTTTATTTCAGAGTGACAGTCCGGCAGCGGCATTTTCAGGATTAAATTTTAAATAG
- a CDS encoding T9SS type A sorting domain-containing protein, producing MKKTILFSILLLPLIAYSQIPVWVNSFDTPDDLQGWTFFNGNGNSNQWQQGNNIYYNGTTLTYGTSGVLRYSINLVPTGTAANFSTENDWVISPEIDLTGASGTITLAAYISRQRTTHTIVGRDLWIFVSTPQKPVPTVADFQAMTVDGNGNTITSPYTIIAGNTANPWPSTDLTQSAESLVNLSSFAGKKIYIGFWSNRVTTGLNVQNINIDEIGIYASSFVLGTKESAAQKNLTKVMQNPVSEYLQLQLNPAFNENSVLVSIYNMSGQKVLMAKYAKNINVTTLAAGTYLAEVSDGKTTERLKFIKK from the coding sequence ATGAAAAAAACAATTTTATTTTCTATACTGCTTTTGCCACTGATAGCTTATTCTCAGATTCCTGTATGGGTCAATTCTTTTGATACGCCTGATGATCTTCAGGGATGGACTTTTTTTAACGGAAACGGAAACAGCAACCAATGGCAGCAGGGAAATAATATTTACTATAACGGAACTACCCTTACTTACGGTACTTCCGGAGTTTTAAGATATTCCATTAATCTTGTGCCAACCGGAACTGCCGCCAATTTTTCTACGGAAAATGACTGGGTAATTTCGCCTGAAATTGATTTAACCGGAGCTTCCGGAACAATTACGCTTGCAGCCTATATCAGCAGACAAAGAACAACCCATACCATAGTAGGGCGAGATCTTTGGATCTTTGTAAGCACCCCTCAAAAACCGGTTCCTACCGTTGCAGATTTCCAGGCAATGACAGTGGACGGAAACGGGAATACCATCACCAGTCCGTACACCATTATCGCAGGAAATACAGCAAATCCTTGGCCTTCAACAGATTTAACACAGTCCGCGGAAAGCTTAGTCAATCTTTCAAGCTTTGCAGGAAAGAAAATTTACATCGGTTTTTGGTCAAACAGGGTTACTACCGGATTAAATGTTCAAAATATCAATATTGATGAAATAGGAATTTACGCGTCTTCATTTGTTCTTGGTACCAAAGAATCAGCAGCACAGAAAAATCTTACGAAAGTAATGCAAAACCCTGTTTCTGAGTATTTGCAACTGCAGCTTAATCCGGCTTTTAATGAAAATTCTGTTTTAGTAAGCATTTACAATATGTCAGGACAAAAAGTTTTAATGGCTAAATATGCTAAAAATATTAATGTGACGACCTTGGCTGCAGGGACATATCTTGCAGAAGTATCTGATGGAAAAACCACGGAAAGACTAAAATTTATTAAAAAATAA